In Candidatus Nitrosotenuis uzonensis, a single window of DNA contains:
- a CDS encoding transcription initiation factor IIB, producing the protein MNVTELETCCPECKSSLVDDLSSGERICSMCGVVVMEQLADYGPESKSSSLEERFKVTRASGQTTYSQHDLGITTEIAISTKDFSGKTINYQVANQMHNLRKWQQRVRVSSPRERRLANVLSVIGTACQNQSLSDNVLETASMIYRNLDNRVEVKGKSVACIAAAVIYMACKQCDVVRSLEEICAGTGLAKDLKMKTKLAAKYYRTLVMELGSVTAPVITMDKYISKISNLTNTDVRVERLALEIAEKTKDMNVADGKAPNGIAAAYLYIGSILLGQNVLQRDVSSVAGVTEVTIRNRCKEILSCYKLKLTLRPTFAKS; encoded by the coding sequence ATGAACGTAACAGAACTAGAAACATGCTGCCCAGAATGCAAATCGTCACTTGTTGATGATTTGTCAAGCGGTGAACGCATCTGTTCCATGTGCGGCGTTGTCGTCATGGAACAGCTGGCAGATTATGGTCCAGAGTCAAAAAGCTCAAGTCTTGAAGAAAGATTCAAAGTAACGCGCGCAAGCGGACAGACAACATACTCGCAACATGACTTGGGGATCACCACAGAGATAGCAATCTCCACAAAAGACTTTAGCGGCAAGACGATCAACTATCAGGTTGCCAACCAGATGCATAATCTGAGAAAATGGCAACAAAGGGTCAGAGTATCGTCACCACGAGAGAGAAGACTGGCAAACGTCTTATCAGTGATAGGAACCGCATGTCAAAACCAGTCTCTGTCAGATAATGTCTTGGAGACGGCCTCGATGATATACCGAAATCTCGACAACCGTGTTGAAGTGAAGGGAAAATCTGTCGCATGCATAGCAGCTGCTGTCATATACATGGCGTGCAAGCAATGCGACGTCGTAAGATCCCTTGAGGAAATTTGCGCTGGAACCGGTCTTGCAAAAGACCTGAAGATGAAGACAAAACTTGCCGCAAAATACTATCGCACGCTGGTCATGGAGCTGGGCTCCGTAACGGCTCCGGTGATAACCATGGACAAGTACATCTCCAAGATATCCAATCTGACAAATACTGACGTACGAGTAGAAAGATTGGCCTTGGAGATAGCAGAGAAGACCAAGGACATGAACGTTGCAGACGGCAAGGCTCCAAATGGCATAGCGGCCGCGTACTTGTACATCGGCTCGATTTTGCTAGGCCAGAATGTCCTACAAAGAGACGTTTCAAGTGTGGCCGGTGTGACCGAGGTGAC
- a CDS encoding H/ACA ribonucleoprotein complex subunit GAR1 — MQEVGEIMHLASSGRVIIRLKRQLEEGNFVCDESGRRIAKVAELIGPVSNPYASAISLTNNIKKYVGTKVYFLDEPVIKQKNRKQRR; from the coding sequence TTGCAGGAGGTAGGGGAAATTATGCACTTGGCCAGTAGTGGCAGAGTCATCATACGACTCAAACGACAACTAGAGGAGGGCAACTTTGTATGCGATGAATCCGGAAGGAGAATTGCAAAGGTTGCAGAGCTTATCGGGCCAGTTTCAAACCCGTATGCGTCGGCAATCTCTCTTACGAACAACATCAAAAAATACGTTGGAACCAAGGTATACTTCCTTGATGAACCTGTGATTAAACAAAAAAATAGGAAGCAAAGAAGATGA
- a CDS encoding signal recognition particle subunit SRP19/SEC65 family protein, producing MKDYEHFVIWLDYFNKTLTKKMGRRLPKEKCVFDPSLKELIDATKEAGFEVTESDEKVRFPRRAYVRSGYITLPKSTPKMQAMYKISERLVAKRAKQSK from the coding sequence ATGAAGGATTACGAACACTTCGTAATCTGGCTGGATTATTTTAACAAGACGCTCACCAAAAAAATGGGTCGCAGGCTTCCAAAGGAAAAATGTGTTTTTGACCCATCACTCAAAGAGCTAATTGATGCAACAAAGGAGGCCGGATTCGAGGTAACAGAGTCAGATGAGAAGGTAAGATTCCCAAGGAGGGCTTATGTCAGGTCAGGCTACATCACGCTGCCAAAATCAACGCCGAAGATGCAAGCTATGTACAAGATTTCTGAGCGTCTTGTTGCAAAAAGAGCAAAACAGTCAAAATAA
- a CDS encoding 30S ribosomal protein S8e — MKRSTENLATSKITGGRRHPLRTRRKYDMDRFPNEAVIGTQTTVTRDVRAGLVKTALKTADHVNLALNDGKVKKSKILKVLENATNNDYQRRGVISKGAVLETEDGKCKVVSRPGQHGVVNAILIK, encoded by the coding sequence GTGAAACGCTCAACTGAGAATCTAGCAACAAGCAAGATAACCGGTGGAAGAAGACATCCTCTCAGAACAAGAAGAAAATACGACATGGATAGATTCCCAAATGAGGCAGTAATAGGCACTCAGACCACAGTCACAAGGGACGTCAGAGCAGGTCTTGTCAAGACAGCATTAAAGACTGCAGATCATGTCAATCTTGCATTAAACGATGGCAAGGTAAAGAAATCAAAAATTCTCAAGGTATTAGAAAATGCAACAAACAACGACTACCAAAGGCGTGGTGTCATATCAAAAGGCGCAGTACTTGAAACCGAGGACGGCAAGTGCAAAGTAGTCTCAAGGCCGGGGCAGCACGGAGTAGTCAACGCAATTCTCATAAAGTGA
- the scpB gene encoding SMC-Scp complex subunit ScpB, protein MTKVEDENEAAARLEAALYSAGRPLSVEELIKASGTESRTKTLALLGALEKKVKTAFRAIEIAVLPDGSYVFQLKPEFNNVVRRYASKPILANATLKTLSYIAYMQPISSKQLVETRGTGVYSHLKELEQLDYISHQNVGRLKIYMTTAKFQKYFGISGDSDVLKEKLFKKIRRPASVPQPLTQQA, encoded by the coding sequence ATGACCAAGGTAGAAGATGAGAACGAGGCGGCGGCAAGACTGGAGGCGGCGCTTTACTCTGCAGGCAGGCCTCTTTCGGTAGAGGAGCTGATAAAGGCATCAGGCACAGAGTCAAGAACGAAAACTCTTGCTCTTCTTGGCGCACTTGAGAAAAAGGTAAAGACAGCATTCCGTGCCATTGAGATAGCCGTACTTCCTGACGGCTCGTACGTATTCCAGTTAAAGCCGGAATTTAACAACGTGGTCAGAAGATACGCCTCAAAACCCATACTTGCAAACGCGACACTGAAGACTCTCTCATACATTGCTTACATGCAACCCATATCATCAAAACAGCTGGTAGAGACAAGAGGGACCGGAGTTTACTCTCACCTAAAGGAGCTTGAACAGCTTGATTATATATCGCATCAGAATGTAGGTAGACTCAAAATATACATGACAACTGCAAAGTTCCAGAAATACTTTGGAATAAGCGGAGATTCGGATGTGCTCAAAGAAAAGCTCTTCAAGAAAATAAGAAGACCGGCTTCTGTGCCTCAGCCTCTGACTCAGCAAGCCTAG
- a CDS encoding chromosome segregation protein ScpA, protein MSHSAENISQAPVNVLFNPNTITKKDVWEINIVQILEILISILKKADKKDLRVAGMAALSSSLIHRMKVERIFALQKAAMEKKPMRERSDVDIQLLNIPYRHEATYPVTLDELLDLLENLIGTIANPRSRRGSQLRFEPVEVPDFKDYFVSLENIIGKYEDLILRKIENDGFGFLHKIVADLDVTDSIRCFFAILFLARDQKVDLEQIDDDIKITVIQQATGA, encoded by the coding sequence TTGAGTCATAGTGCCGAGAACATCTCACAGGCGCCAGTGAATGTTCTATTCAACCCAAATACTATTACAAAAAAGGACGTCTGGGAGATCAACATAGTCCAGATTCTGGAAATTCTCATCTCAATACTGAAAAAGGCGGACAAAAAGGACTTGCGTGTAGCAGGAATGGCCGCCCTGTCATCATCGCTGATCCACAGAATGAAAGTGGAAAGAATATTTGCACTACAGAAGGCAGCGATGGAAAAAAAGCCCATGCGTGAAAGATCAGATGTAGACATTCAGCTTTTAAACATCCCATACAGGCACGAGGCCACATATCCAGTAACGCTGGACGAGCTTTTAGATCTGTTGGAGAATCTCATCGGGACCATCGCAAATCCAAGATCAAGGAGGGGGAGCCAGCTTCGCTTTGAGCCGGTCGAGGTTCCCGACTTTAAGGATTATTTCGTATCGCTTGAAAACATAATAGGAAAATACGAGGATCTCATACTTCGCAAGATAGAAAACGACGGTTTTGGGTTTCTCCACAAGATAGTTGCAGACCTTGATGTGACAGACTCTATACGATGCTTTTTTGCCATATTGTTCCTTGCAAGGGATCAAAAAGTCGACCTTGAGCAGATTGACGACGATATCAAAATCACCGTGATTCAGCAGGCTACAGGTGCATAG
- a CDS encoding alcohol dehydrogenase translates to MKAARIIEPEKPLVISDVDTPEPKDSEVLVKVKAVGVCHSDLHLWEGGYDTGDGFMKVTDRGVKFPVIPGHEIVGTITEVGGSVQGFSVGDNVLVYPWIGCGNCPACRVGNDNLCDAPRSLGVFQNGGYAEYVLVPHFKFLAKVSGIDLDAAASLACSGLTAYTAIKKANANSQHSIVIFGAGGLGLMGVQIARAITSANIICVDIDDAKLQTAKELGADSVVNSKDADATQKIISLCGGKGADSVIDFVNAPPTVKMGLAVLRKRGNLILVGLFGGSIDLSLVTVPLKAITIQGAYTGSYNDMLELLGLAKRGVINPIISKRYSLSEANAALEDLKARKILGRAVINP, encoded by the coding sequence ATGAAGGCTGCAAGAATAATAGAGCCGGAAAAACCACTTGTAATTTCTGATGTTGACACACCAGAGCCAAAAGACTCCGAAGTTCTAGTCAAGGTCAAGGCAGTCGGCGTGTGCCACAGCGACCTCCACCTATGGGAAGGCGGATACGATACAGGCGATGGTTTTATGAAAGTCACAGACAGGGGAGTAAAATTTCCTGTCATACCTGGACATGAGATTGTCGGCACGATTACCGAAGTAGGAGGCTCAGTTCAGGGATTTTCGGTTGGGGACAACGTGCTTGTATATCCGTGGATTGGATGCGGTAACTGTCCTGCATGCCGTGTAGGAAATGATAATTTGTGTGATGCGCCGCGCTCGCTTGGTGTATTTCAGAATGGTGGTTACGCCGAATATGTGCTTGTTCCACACTTTAAGTTCTTAGCAAAGGTATCTGGAATCGACCTTGACGCTGCAGCATCGCTTGCGTGCTCTGGGCTTACTGCTTATACTGCAATAAAGAAGGCAAATGCAAACTCGCAGCACAGTATAGTGATTTTCGGTGCTGGGGGCCTTGGACTCATGGGAGTGCAGATAGCTCGTGCCATAACCAGCGCAAACATAATCTGTGTAGATATTGATGATGCTAAACTGCAGACTGCAAAAGAGCTTGGAGCAGACAGCGTGGTCAACTCCAAGGATGCTGATGCAACCCAAAAGATAATCAGTCTTTGCGGCGGCAAAGGAGCAGACAGCGTGATTGACTTTGTCAATGCGCCGCCCACTGTGAAGATGGGGCTTGCGGTTCTAAGAAAGCGCGGTAATCTTATTCTTGTAGGGCTTTTTGGAGGTTCAATTGATCTCTCACTTGTCACAGTCCCCTTGAAGGCAATCACAATACAAGGCGCATACACTGGAAGCTACAATGACATGCTTGAGCTTTTAGGACTTGCAAAAAGGGGTGTTATCAACCCGATAATCTCAAAGAGATATTCTCTTTCCGAGGCAAACGCCGCCCTTGAAGACCTAAAGGCTCGCAAGATACTAGGAAGGGCAGTCATCAACCCGTGA
- a CDS encoding P-II family nitrogen regulator yields the protein MKKIEAIIRSQNFANIKAQISKVGSYIIAKHNISNSEIYEKQSGSRLGSTGLKSVPLVKIELVVPDLEAKDVIKIISASSGIKPSDGGKIFVSEMTEIVDMATLEGEKELETAEQSNTKRSRLVPLQKYTLLKVEEFYEQNKESLQANYKIKSFSDFVNFCILQHLAIFEEKTRSHKSVYDLNTV from the coding sequence ATGAAAAAGATCGAGGCAATCATCCGTTCCCAAAACTTTGCAAACATAAAGGCGCAGATATCAAAGGTTGGCTCTTACATCATCGCCAAGCATAACATATCTAACAGCGAGATATATGAAAAACAATCAGGATCACGGCTGGGAAGCACGGGACTCAAGAGTGTGCCTCTTGTAAAAATAGAGCTTGTAGTTCCAGACTTGGAAGCAAAAGATGTCATAAAGATAATTTCTGCATCATCTGGCATAAAGCCGTCCGATGGGGGTAAGATATTCGTCTCGGAGATGACAGAGATAGTTGATATGGCAACGCTTGAGGGTGAGAAGGAGCTTGAGACGGCAGAACAATCGAACACAAAGCGAAGCAGGCTTGTACCTCTTCAAAAATACACGCTACTCAAAGTGGAAGAATTCTACGAGCAAAACAAAGAGTCTTTGCAGGCAAACTACAAAATAAAGTCGTTTAGCGACTTTGTGAACTTTTGCATACTGCAACATTTGGCGATCTTTGAAGAGAAGACAAGATCACATAAATCAGTGTATGATTTGAATACTGTCTAA
- a CDS encoding P-II family nitrogen regulator gives MKRIETIIPNNKLNLVVSAIEDIGVGGITITDSKGRGKGVRPSLRSLRGTSKQQAEYNSLASVMTIVEDDKVDRIIDAIVGVASTGSSGDGMIFVSRIDYTVDIQTKQKKS, from the coding sequence GTGAAACGTATAGAGACCATAATACCAAACAACAAGCTGAACCTTGTAGTATCGGCCATAGAGGATATTGGAGTAGGTGGCATCACCATAACGGACTCTAAGGGCAGGGGTAAGGGTGTGCGTCCCTCACTTCGCAGTCTGCGAGGTACAAGCAAGCAGCAAGCCGAATATAACAGTCTTGCATCCGTAATGACCATAGTAGAAGACGATAAGGTAGACCGAATAATCGATGCAATAGTAGGTGTTGCAAGCACTGGCTCAAGCGGGGACGGGATGATCTTTGTTTCACGTATAGACTATACAGTAGACATACAGACAAAACAAAAGAAAAGTTAG
- a CDS encoding DUF47 domain-containing protein: MGQWLSWVKSNEKEILTILDNLALKAKETSEQLVDLFLNMDRASDYQERIKKLEREADDLTRSIFAELNKTFITPLDREDIQRIAAKTDDVIDYMEGIAGRITSYHIASAPPFMLEIAKQLAEAIKEVEILISQLKHVKADKSLIEHCRKISDIEHKIDDLYRTAVGQLFETNDAVNIIKLKDIYEAIETASDRCLDVADVIEDIVLKYT; encoded by the coding sequence ATGGGGCAGTGGCTATCATGGGTAAAGTCAAACGAGAAGGAAATTCTTACAATTCTGGATAACCTTGCATTAAAGGCAAAGGAGACATCAGAGCAGCTTGTGGATCTGTTCTTGAATATGGACAGGGCATCTGATTATCAGGAGAGAATAAAAAAATTGGAAAGGGAGGCAGACGATCTGACGCGTTCAATATTTGCAGAGCTTAACAAGACATTCATAACGCCACTTGACAGAGAGGACATACAAAGGATTGCCGCAAAGACAGATGATGTCATAGACTACATGGAAGGCATTGCTGGAAGGATCACAAGCTATCATATTGCGTCAGCCCCTCCATTCATGCTTGAGATTGCAAAGCAGCTAGCAGAGGCAATCAAGGAAGTTGAAATACTGATATCACAGCTCAAGCATGTCAAGGCAGACAAGTCGCTAATTGAGCACTGCCGGAAAATCAGCGATATTGAGCACAAAATAGATGATCTGTACAGGACTGCAGTTGGGCAGCTCTTTGAGACTAATGATGCCGTTAACATAATAAAACTAAAGGATATTTACGAGGCAATAGAGACTGCCTCGGATAGGTGTCTTGACGTAGCTGATGTAATAGAAGACATAGTTCTCAAATACACATAA
- a CDS encoding inorganic phosphate transporter: MYELAIGAIVAALIFDFVNGWNDAANSVATVIGTRVLKPLHAVLLSAAANFIGPFLFGVAVATTIAKGILNPDDVTIYMIIGGLVGATSWASICTYFGLPISVSHSLIGGLIGTGLAVVGFERLLFDGLYKVLIGIVVSPLGGMAIGIIFTTVIITVFAKKRPGPVNKTFGKLQLFSSAWFALTHGANDGQKTMGIIVLILMSEGILSTFEVPIWVILAASSAIALGTFIGGFKVIKTLGIKIARLKPYQGFAAETGGGIVLAVFASLGIPASTTHAITGSIMGSGAARRKHAVRWKVGRQIVAAWLITIPGSAAIAFAATTMINWIVGV, translated from the coding sequence ATGTACGAGCTTGCAATTGGGGCAATAGTGGCAGCGCTAATTTTTGATTTTGTCAACGGCTGGAATGACGCTGCAAACTCTGTTGCTACGGTGATAGGTACAAGAGTACTCAAACCACTGCATGCGGTATTGCTCTCGGCGGCTGCAAATTTTATCGGTCCTTTCCTGTTTGGCGTGGCAGTTGCTACGACAATAGCAAAGGGAATTCTGAATCCTGATGATGTTACAATATACATGATAATCGGAGGTCTGGTGGGCGCAACATCGTGGGCATCAATTTGTACGTATTTTGGGCTGCCAATCTCCGTGAGCCACTCACTTATAGGAGGACTGATTGGAACGGGCCTGGCAGTAGTAGGATTTGAAAGATTGTTGTTTGATGGGCTCTACAAGGTGCTGATAGGGATAGTGGTCTCGCCTCTTGGTGGAATGGCCATAGGGATAATCTTTACCACAGTGATAATTACTGTATTTGCAAAAAAGCGGCCAGGCCCTGTGAACAAGACATTTGGCAAGCTCCAACTTTTCTCGTCTGCATGGTTTGCGCTAACTCATGGCGCAAACGACGGCCAGAAGACAATGGGGATAATCGTACTGATACTTATGTCAGAAGGGATACTGAGCACATTCGAGGTCCCAATATGGGTGATTCTGGCAGCATCGTCTGCAATAGCGCTTGGCACCTTTATCGGAGGCTTTAAGGTGATCAAGACATTGGGAATAAAAATAGCAAGACTAAAACCCTATCAGGGATTTGCTGCCGAAACTGGTGGTGGAATAGTCCTTGCTGTATTTGCGTCCTTGGGTATTCCTGCCAGCACCACTCATGCAATAACGGGCTCTATTATGGGATCTGGTGCAGCACGCAGAAAACACGCTGTTCGATGGAAGGTGGGAAGACAGATCGTTGCAGCTTGGCTCATAACCATACCGGGAAGCGCGGCAATCGCGTTTGCTGCCACCACGATGATTAACTGGATAGTTGGCGTATAA